One segment of Sulfobacillus thermosulfidooxidans DSM 9293 DNA contains the following:
- a CDS encoding YIEGIA domain-containing protein: MSGSSAPIDWTPMIVGFVAGLLSRLISLKSGSTHYPGYPSGYVSQVALAIIAAMIGSSVLTSLIGKEFTAATFLTLAATQFRDVRNTERKTLEQEEKLILVSRGPGYIEGIAITYEARNYLAMLVALLTSAITQLGGLVLGIIGGIVILIISEIFMSGKHIGDVVDVQPAKITFDKGSLLYAGDVMMMEVGLPHSRERYEKEGLAVVLTPKNERGQAALWNISQRQAIAYEAAAAVGVQKDVGYPEQTPLCRMEMPAGTGKAGLSILPVDRDINKLIRAIKRTPVLESSKWSRMTSPVLNRKEM, from the coding sequence ATGTCAGGAAGTTCAGCACCCATTGATTGGACACCCATGATTGTGGGATTTGTGGCCGGTTTGCTGTCCCGGCTCATATCTCTAAAAAGTGGCAGCACCCATTATCCGGGATACCCATCGGGATATGTTTCGCAAGTTGCGCTCGCTATCATTGCGGCGATGATTGGTTCCAGTGTGCTTACCTCACTTATTGGCAAAGAATTTACGGCCGCAACATTTTTAACATTAGCCGCGACACAATTCCGGGATGTTCGAAACACCGAGCGCAAAACCCTTGAGCAGGAAGAAAAACTGATTCTCGTATCCCGAGGACCAGGCTATATCGAAGGGATTGCTATCACTTATGAAGCGAGAAATTACCTAGCCATGCTGGTTGCTCTCTTAACCTCTGCGATTACCCAACTCGGCGGGCTAGTCTTGGGCATAATCGGCGGCATCGTGATTCTCATCATTTCGGAAATCTTCATGTCCGGCAAACACATTGGGGACGTGGTCGATGTTCAACCGGCCAAAATCACCTTTGACAAAGGTTCTTTGCTTTATGCGGGCGACGTGATGATGATGGAAGTCGGTTTACCCCATTCTCGGGAGCGCTACGAAAAAGAAGGACTGGCTGTCGTGCTGACCCCGAAGAATGAACGGGGACAAGCCGCCCTGTGGAATATTTCGCAGCGTCAAGCGATTGCCTACGAAGCTGCGGCAGCCGTTGGCGTTCAAAAAGACGTTGGTTATCCCGAACAAACACCATTATGCCGGATGGAAATGCCCGCAGGCACTGGCAAAGCTGGCTTATCCATTTTACCTGTTGACCGCGATATCAACAAATTAATTCGGGCGATCAAACGCACCCCAGTCTTGGAGTCCAGCAAATGGAGTCGTATGACCAGTCCCGTATTAAATCGAAAGGAGATGTAA
- a CDS encoding nitroreductase family protein has product MDLYEGLISRRTIHRFRTDPVPDDIIRLMLSAAIQAPNHHLTQPWRFVVIRGQSLQELANYRYEVALDKAQRQNRPHAERIAEQARTEFAMLSVVVAVIQVLADDPYRQQEDYAAVSCATYAMMLAAWSQGVGTYWGTGAITRYPPVLKLCQVADNERIVALVRVGYPKEIPHVPRMAAEDKTLWLT; this is encoded by the coding sequence ATGGATCTTTATGAGGGACTCATCAGTCGGCGTACGATTCACCGGTTTCGCACGGACCCTGTCCCCGATGATATTATCCGCCTGATGCTAAGTGCCGCGATTCAGGCTCCGAATCACCATTTGACTCAACCATGGCGTTTTGTCGTCATCCGGGGCCAGAGTTTACAGGAACTAGCTAATTACCGGTATGAAGTGGCATTGGACAAAGCGCAAAGACAAAATCGCCCCCACGCAGAACGCATCGCGGAACAAGCACGCACGGAATTCGCGATGCTCAGCGTGGTCGTTGCCGTTATCCAAGTCTTAGCAGATGATCCGTATCGCCAACAAGAAGATTATGCAGCGGTGAGCTGTGCCACATATGCCATGATGCTCGCAGCGTGGAGTCAGGGCGTAGGCACTTATTGGGGTACAGGCGCCATCACCCGCTACCCGCCGGTGCTAAAGCTCTGCCAAGTGGCCGACAATGAACGGATCGTCGCATTGGTTCGTGTTGGGTATCCTAAAGAGATTCCTCATGTGCCCAGGATGGCGGCGGAAGACAAAACTTTGTGGTTAACGTAA
- a CDS encoding magnesium transporter CorA family protein — protein sequence MPKYLAMIDEKTVEKHTWPEDETVLWVDLGREEKDELQDIVSRLYHAHPVAIEKVLRGHERPSGFLIEEDAIVAVISDPTANVADKTRRPIGLFFGQRFLVTTHFHGDNGLIDTTWNKAMKENMLEQGLDFALYYLLYNHLRHFYQATRQIGQDFERLHVELLREPTKNLALKIVDLRKKTYWLYKVIRPEIKIFALLKEHIPYIKRDNRPYFEDLYSQIEEILTDVEAYRDGLEGMVEAFSGMQSNEINKVMKFLTIISVLALPATTIASIYGMNFWIPEIHWHYGYWYSLIVMFLVTVALLLYIKRNRWFR from the coding sequence GTGCCAAAATATTTGGCCATGATTGACGAAAAAACCGTAGAAAAACACACGTGGCCCGAGGATGAAACCGTTCTTTGGGTAGATTTGGGTCGTGAGGAAAAAGACGAACTGCAAGATATTGTGAGCCGATTATACCATGCTCATCCTGTAGCCATCGAAAAGGTTTTGCGGGGTCACGAACGACCTTCGGGTTTTTTGATTGAAGAGGATGCCATAGTGGCAGTGATTTCTGATCCTACGGCGAATGTGGCAGACAAAACGCGGCGCCCTATTGGCTTATTTTTTGGTCAACGCTTTTTAGTCACAACCCATTTTCATGGAGATAATGGGCTGATTGACACAACATGGAATAAGGCCATGAAGGAAAATATGTTAGAACAAGGGCTCGATTTTGCCTTGTATTACTTGCTATATAATCATTTACGCCATTTTTACCAAGCCACCCGTCAAATTGGCCAAGATTTTGAACGACTGCATGTGGAATTGTTGCGCGAACCAACCAAAAATCTTGCCCTTAAAATTGTTGATTTGCGTAAAAAGACCTATTGGTTATATAAGGTCATTCGTCCCGAAATTAAAATATTTGCCTTACTCAAAGAGCATATTCCCTACATAAAACGGGATAATCGTCCCTATTTTGAAGATTTGTATAGTCAGATCGAAGAGATTTTAACCGATGTCGAAGCATATCGGGACGGACTAGAAGGAATGGTGGAGGCATTCTCCGGAATGCAATCTAATGAGATTAATAAGGTGATGAAATTCCTCACCATCATTTCAGTTCTCGCTCTGCCAGCGACCACGATCGCCTCCATTTATGGGATGAACTTCTGGATTCCGGAAATTCATTGGCATTACGGTTATTGGTATTCTCTCATCGTGATGTTCTTAGTTACCGTGGCCTTGCTTTTATATATTAAGCGCAATAGATGGTTCCGCTGA
- the dnaE gene encoding DNA polymerase III subunit alpha: MLSFPLLNIWSAYSLLQSTWDISVGLSELHTLGYESAGLADYLSLAASEHFDREARLRHIQPWLGISRHVQISTASCLVSLYALDETGWQELCGMTQDDRVADIEQVASPHLLLLLWHETRSDWEPVLPLIRSLPFGVIVEELVPNMPSHDLLWIPLCPVRFNRHPGAAQAYQVLTRLGNHKPSGFASSIQSPEQLLQSYPTQWRSRLFQDPAPDVLPRRGFYMPSFSSSAKDDEEILWQKARAGLKAWHPEPFSHYQERLQHELQIITDMGYASYFLIVQDLVDFAAQHHIAIGPGRGSAAGSLVARVLGITRIDPLQHHLIFERFLNPYRKNLPDIDLDVDSQKRYQLIAYLRQRWGEDHVAQIGTYGTLGVRAVLRDVARVLGISGTQVDEVLRYVQGIAALRIDDGGAELRTLMDRIDSSGQWWTLSRLLEGLPRHASVHAAGVVLSNRPLGEFIPCVKDPDGQLVTQMDMTSVEHLGLLKLDLLGLRTLSVIDRVHRDHEDMFDQVDRHDERTLRLLGRGDTDAIFQLDGKGVRQLLQRMKPQRAEDIIDVVALYRPGPMETIQTYLERRQGQQPIPDDVLGSVCQDTFGVMIYQEQLMTLVQRVGGYSLAEADLFRRAISKKDHQILANMASDFMTRALRLGWKREEIQSLWERITAFADYGFNKSHAAAYGMLSYYIAFLKAHFPLHFWAAELSTLSPDRLIHEMIAAVSQGIVIRPPDIRYSGEEFHVIGGEEIYAGLSVVRGLNVAIAEQIRKEREEGGAYSSQQEAYQRISRRVGGRVADLLQEAGCLAELPGHVVRSSQLELFSTDKAEKGLRVDAIKSFGLGWPVANGPIYVRITGAVDVRWWQRALSDIAQKYPGSCPVIIGNEKGRAWKFETMPMKATWHSLDAIRQLPNVIACGRRVEQKEGWNI; the protein is encoded by the coding sequence ATGCTGTCCTTTCCGTTGCTTAACATTTGGTCAGCTTATTCATTATTACAATCAACCTGGGATATATCGGTCGGACTTTCCGAACTCCATACTTTAGGGTATGAATCGGCGGGTCTGGCCGATTATCTTTCGTTAGCGGCATCTGAGCATTTCGATCGGGAGGCCCGGCTTCGGCATATTCAGCCGTGGTTAGGAATAAGCCGGCACGTGCAAATATCTACCGCATCGTGCCTGGTGTCTTTGTATGCGTTAGATGAGACAGGATGGCAAGAACTTTGTGGCATGACCCAAGATGATAGGGTTGCCGACATTGAACAGGTGGCATCGCCCCATCTTCTCTTATTGTTGTGGCATGAGACACGCTCAGATTGGGAACCCGTTTTGCCCTTGATTCGGTCCCTTCCCTTTGGTGTGATTGTGGAGGAGCTTGTGCCCAACATGCCCTCTCACGATTTATTGTGGATTCCTCTATGCCCCGTTCGGTTTAATCGTCATCCGGGTGCGGCCCAAGCGTACCAGGTGTTAACGCGACTTGGTAATCATAAACCTTCGGGGTTTGCGAGCAGTATTCAAAGTCCTGAACAGCTGTTGCAATCCTATCCCACCCAGTGGCGCTCGCGTCTCTTTCAAGACCCAGCACCTGACGTGTTGCCCCGGAGGGGATTTTATATGCCCTCTTTCAGTTCATCCGCGAAAGATGATGAAGAAATATTATGGCAAAAAGCTCGAGCCGGCCTAAAAGCATGGCATCCGGAGCCATTTTCCCATTATCAAGAACGCCTACAACATGAATTGCAGATTATTACCGACATGGGATATGCTTCGTATTTTTTGATCGTGCAGGATTTGGTAGACTTCGCGGCTCAGCACCATATTGCCATTGGTCCAGGTCGCGGCTCAGCCGCGGGGAGTTTGGTTGCTCGCGTGCTTGGAATTACCCGCATCGACCCTTTGCAGCATCATTTAATTTTTGAGCGATTTCTCAATCCGTACCGTAAGAATCTTCCGGACATTGATTTGGATGTCGATTCTCAAAAACGCTACCAATTAATAGCTTATTTACGCCAACGATGGGGCGAAGATCATGTGGCCCAAATTGGAACTTACGGGACACTAGGAGTGCGTGCGGTTTTACGGGACGTGGCCCGTGTTCTAGGGATTTCGGGTACTCAGGTTGATGAGGTTTTACGTTATGTGCAGGGGATAGCTGCTTTGCGCATAGATGATGGGGGAGCCGAATTACGGACCTTAATGGACCGGATAGATTCTAGCGGGCAGTGGTGGACACTAAGTCGCTTATTGGAAGGACTGCCCCGTCATGCTTCCGTCCATGCTGCAGGAGTGGTCTTATCCAATCGGCCCTTAGGAGAGTTTATCCCTTGTGTCAAAGACCCTGATGGCCAACTCGTTACGCAAATGGATATGACATCCGTTGAACATTTAGGGCTGTTGAAACTAGATCTTTTAGGACTGCGAACCCTGAGTGTTATTGACCGGGTCCATCGTGATCATGAGGACATGTTTGACCAGGTCGATCGACACGACGAACGCACCCTAAGACTCTTGGGCCGTGGGGATACCGATGCCATATTTCAGTTGGATGGCAAAGGTGTACGGCAGCTGTTGCAACGTATGAAACCGCAACGCGCGGAAGACATTATCGATGTCGTCGCATTATACCGCCCAGGTCCCATGGAGACGATTCAAACCTATTTAGAGCGGCGTCAGGGGCAACAGCCCATTCCGGATGATGTTCTAGGAAGTGTGTGTCAAGATACTTTCGGAGTCATGATTTATCAAGAACAATTAATGACCTTGGTGCAACGTGTTGGGGGTTATTCGTTAGCGGAGGCAGACTTATTTCGACGAGCTATTAGTAAAAAGGATCATCAAATCCTTGCTAACATGGCATCTGACTTCATGACCCGTGCATTACGCTTGGGATGGAAAAGGGAAGAAATACAAAGTCTTTGGGAACGCATCACAGCCTTTGCCGATTATGGGTTTAATAAGTCCCATGCCGCAGCTTATGGGATGTTGAGTTATTATATAGCGTTTCTTAAGGCGCATTTTCCCTTGCACTTTTGGGCCGCCGAACTGAGTACTCTAAGTCCCGATCGCTTAATACACGAAATGATCGCGGCGGTGAGTCAGGGCATAGTCATACGCCCCCCGGACATTCGTTATAGTGGCGAAGAATTTCACGTGATTGGCGGAGAGGAAATCTATGCGGGATTGTCGGTTGTTCGGGGACTGAATGTCGCAATCGCCGAACAGATCCGGAAAGAACGTGAAGAAGGAGGCGCCTATTCATCCCAACAAGAAGCGTATCAGCGGATATCTCGGCGGGTTGGCGGACGGGTGGCAGATCTGTTACAAGAAGCCGGGTGTTTAGCCGAGTTACCCGGCCATGTTGTACGCTCGTCACAATTAGAATTGTTTTCCACGGATAAGGCCGAGAAGGGGCTTAGGGTAGACGCCATAAAAAGTTTTGGTCTTGGGTGGCCTGTAGCCAATGGGCCAATTTATGTGCGTATTACGGGTGCCGTCGATGTAAGATGGTGGCAAAGAGCCTTATCGGATATTGCGCAAAAGTATCCAGGTTCATGTCCTGTTATTATAGGAAATGAAAAAGGGCGGGCGTGGAAGTTTGAGACCATGCCGATGAAGGCAACGTGGCACAGTTTAGATGCGATCCGGCAGTTACCAAACGTTATTGCCTGTGGGAGACGTGTAGAACAGAAAGAGGGATGGAACATATGA
- the typA gene encoding translational GTPase TypA produces the protein MERRDIRNIAIIAHVDHGKTTLVDAMLRQSGIFRDPSQMTDRVLDSNDLERERGITILSKTTAIRYHDTTINIVDTPGHADFGGEVERILSMVDGALLVVDANEGPMPQTRYVLQKALSAGIKPIVVLNKMDREGARPHEVVDQVLELFIDLEASDDQLEFPVLYASAKQGVASVEPVLPESGSLEPLFETILREIPFPVGDETAPLQILVTTLEHDDYLGRMAIGRVTQGRVAVNQTVGIVDHDGAVRRARLSKIFGRIGLKRVELETATVGDIVTLAGLPDVNIGETITDADNPMPLPPIVVDEPTLTILIGVNTSPFAGQEGQFVTSRHLRERLLREQERNVALKVEETEDAEVFRVSGRGELHLGILLEQMRREGYEMEVSKPEVIMHKTPEGLMEPVEHLYLDVPDEYVGPVMELLGPRKAEMLHMGQAGPNQTRLEFLIPARGLLGFRTAFVNQTRGYGIMNHLFEGYQPYSGPIEETPRGALIAIEDGVTTSYALDNAQQRGILFVGPGTPVYAGMVVGENSRPTDLELNVCKKKHVTNMRSSTSDEAVRLTPPRPLTLDLALEYVKSDELVEITPKSIRLRKATLDKTLRKREKIQKL, from the coding sequence TTGGAACGGCGCGATATACGAAATATAGCAATTATTGCACATGTTGACCATGGTAAAACCACATTGGTGGATGCCATGTTACGGCAAAGTGGTATTTTTCGGGATCCTAGTCAAATGACTGATCGGGTTCTGGATTCCAATGATTTGGAGCGGGAACGGGGTATTACCATTTTGTCAAAGACGACCGCCATCCGATACCACGATACCACAATAAACATTGTAGATACACCGGGGCATGCCGACTTTGGCGGGGAAGTCGAACGCATTTTAAGTATGGTCGATGGAGCGCTCTTGGTTGTCGATGCCAATGAAGGTCCCATGCCACAAACCCGGTATGTTCTTCAAAAAGCGTTAAGTGCGGGGATTAAGCCTATCGTTGTGCTGAATAAAATGGACCGGGAAGGTGCACGTCCTCATGAGGTTGTTGACCAGGTATTAGAACTCTTCATTGACTTGGAAGCATCTGATGACCAACTTGAATTCCCTGTGTTGTATGCGTCAGCTAAACAAGGGGTTGCTTCGGTCGAGCCTGTGTTGCCAGAAAGCGGCTCTTTAGAACCGTTGTTTGAGACGATTCTGCGGGAAATTCCCTTTCCTGTAGGAGATGAGACAGCACCTCTGCAAATTCTGGTGACGACACTAGAACACGATGACTACTTGGGACGTATGGCGATTGGACGCGTCACGCAAGGTCGTGTCGCTGTCAATCAAACGGTAGGGATTGTTGATCATGACGGAGCGGTCCGCCGAGCTCGCTTAAGCAAAATTTTTGGTCGCATCGGTTTAAAACGCGTGGAGTTAGAGACTGCTACGGTAGGGGATATTGTCACATTAGCTGGGTTGCCCGATGTAAACATTGGGGAAACCATTACCGATGCAGACAATCCCATGCCATTACCGCCCATTGTCGTCGATGAACCGACATTGACCATTTTAATTGGTGTCAATACGAGTCCTTTTGCGGGTCAAGAGGGGCAATTTGTTACCTCACGTCACTTACGGGAACGGCTATTACGAGAGCAAGAACGGAATGTGGCCTTAAAAGTGGAAGAAACCGAAGATGCCGAAGTGTTCCGAGTATCTGGCCGCGGCGAACTGCATCTAGGAATTTTATTAGAGCAAATGCGACGGGAAGGCTACGAAATGGAAGTGTCCAAGCCGGAGGTCATTATGCACAAAACGCCGGAGGGACTGATGGAACCTGTCGAGCATCTCTACCTCGATGTCCCGGACGAATATGTTGGACCGGTGATGGAACTATTGGGGCCGCGTAAGGCCGAAATGCTGCATATGGGACAGGCCGGTCCCAATCAGACGCGGTTGGAATTTTTAATTCCCGCTCGAGGATTGCTAGGATTTCGGACCGCGTTTGTCAACCAGACCCGCGGATATGGTATCATGAATCACTTGTTCGAAGGCTATCAGCCTTATTCGGGACCAATTGAAGAAACGCCTCGAGGGGCTTTAATCGCGATCGAAGACGGGGTAACGACGTCCTACGCTTTAGATAACGCGCAACAACGTGGAATACTTTTTGTGGGACCTGGTACTCCCGTCTATGCAGGAATGGTTGTGGGTGAAAATAGTCGCCCAACCGATCTGGAACTAAACGTGTGTAAGAAGAAACACGTGACGAATATGCGGAGCTCCACATCGGATGAAGCGGTGCGATTAACCCCACCACGACCTTTAACCCTGGATTTAGCGTTAGAATATGTCAAGTCTGATGAACTGGTGGAGATTACGCCAAAATCTATTCGGTTGCGGAAAGCGACATTAGATAAGACTTTGCGTAAGCGAGAAAAGATTCAAAAACTGTAA
- a CDS encoding cob(I)yrinic acid a,c-diamide adenosyltransferase: protein MPSRIYTRNGDGGITRLSTGQKIEKHSQRVNAYGTLYELNAFIGQARAYLSESRPSPVPDEWTHLEAFLHDLQHRLFMVGRDLSTTFDDEGQASTPPALTKQLEQLADTLRNHTPPWKPFTIPEGSLAATSLYIATTVCRRAEREIWALNKLEKVPHAVLTFMNRLSDVLFAAARYVNAQLGIHEEATGMPQTY, encoded by the coding sequence ATGCCGAGCCGCATCTATACGCGAAATGGTGATGGGGGCATCACGCGTTTGAGTACCGGTCAAAAAATTGAAAAGCACTCGCAAAGAGTCAATGCCTATGGCACTCTTTACGAGCTTAACGCATTTATCGGCCAAGCTCGCGCCTATTTGTCAGAGTCTCGACCCTCCCCAGTTCCGGACGAATGGACTCATTTAGAGGCATTTCTTCACGACCTGCAACATCGTTTGTTTATGGTCGGCCGAGACTTATCGACGACATTTGATGACGAAGGACAAGCGAGTACACCGCCCGCTTTAACCAAACAGTTGGAGCAATTAGCCGATACGCTGCGAAACCATACACCCCCATGGAAACCCTTTACGATTCCAGAAGGGAGTTTAGCGGCAACGAGCCTGTATATCGCAACAACCGTGTGCCGACGCGCTGAGCGGGAAATTTGGGCTCTCAACAAGCTAGAGAAAGTGCCCCATGCTGTTTTAACGTTTATGAACCGACTTTCCGATGTTCTATTCGCGGCGGCCCGCTACGTGAATGCACAATTAGGCATCCACGAAGAGGCCACCGGCATGCCCCAAACATATTAA
- a CDS encoding pyridoxal phosphate-dependent aminotransferase, which yields MVKTLSLANRVAQLKPSPTMAIDSKAKALIAQGNDVVNFGAGEPDFDTPENIREAAIQAINHGHTRYTAVGGIEALKKAIAERIHLDTGLHYEPDEILVSVGAKHSLYNAVMALVNPGDGVLLPVPYWVTYPEQITLAEGVVQYVPIAPDHDGELRVEDLEKVVTHASRGLMLNSPSNPSGVVIRPSVLEEIAQFAVAHDLWVISDEIYNRLVYDDTVHASIARFPEMRERTLIINGVSKSYAMTGWRIGYAAGPKHLIKAMASLQSQSTSNPSTISQYAALEALTGPQDEVDAMRREFDRRRRYIVARLNAMEGLAASTPQGAFYVWVNMAAWKGRQVGGRVIRDADDLALAWLEQANVAVVPGSGFGMPDYFRMSYATSMERIETGLDRMEQLLESAE from the coding sequence ATGGTAAAGACGTTGTCCCTAGCAAACAGAGTTGCCCAATTAAAACCGTCACCCACCATGGCCATTGATTCTAAAGCCAAAGCGTTAATTGCCCAGGGGAATGATGTGGTCAATTTCGGGGCGGGAGAGCCGGATTTTGATACTCCCGAAAATATTCGCGAAGCTGCTATTCAGGCTATAAATCACGGGCATACTCGATATACGGCGGTTGGCGGCATTGAGGCCCTTAAAAAAGCCATTGCCGAACGGATTCATTTAGATACCGGTTTACATTACGAACCAGACGAAATATTAGTGTCAGTCGGAGCTAAGCACTCACTGTATAATGCCGTAATGGCCTTGGTGAATCCCGGTGACGGGGTCTTATTACCCGTTCCCTATTGGGTGACGTATCCGGAACAAATTACATTGGCTGAGGGCGTTGTCCAATATGTCCCGATTGCGCCAGACCATGATGGTGAATTACGTGTCGAAGATTTAGAGAAAGTTGTAACTCATGCCTCTAGAGGGTTGATGCTTAATTCACCGAGCAACCCCAGTGGTGTAGTCATCCGCCCCTCAGTTCTTGAAGAGATTGCGCAGTTTGCCGTGGCGCATGATTTATGGGTGATCTCGGATGAAATTTACAATCGATTGGTTTATGATGACACGGTGCATGCATCCATTGCCCGCTTTCCAGAAATGCGGGAACGCACACTTATTATTAACGGGGTCTCCAAATCTTATGCGATGACTGGATGGCGTATTGGGTACGCTGCAGGCCCCAAACATTTAATTAAAGCCATGGCGAGTTTGCAGTCTCAATCGACCTCCAATCCCTCAACCATTTCTCAATATGCTGCCCTTGAAGCCTTGACGGGTCCACAGGATGAGGTAGATGCCATGCGGCGCGAATTTGATCGGCGGCGGCGTTATATCGTGGCACGGCTCAATGCGATGGAAGGTTTGGCTGCTTCGACTCCTCAGGGAGCATTTTACGTCTGGGTGAATATGGCCGCATGGAAAGGACGCCAGGTTGGAGGCCGAGTGATTCGCGATGCTGATGATTTGGCTCTTGCCTGGCTAGAACAGGCCAACGTGGCCGTGGTGCCGGGATCAGGATTTGGAATGCCTGATTATTTCCGCATGTCCTATGCGACGTCTATGGAACGTATTGAGACGGGATTAGACCGGATGGAACAATTGTTGGAGTCAGCAGAATGA
- the murD gene encoding UDP-N-acetylmuramoyl-L-alanine--D-glutamate ligase: MAIVGLGVNNRPLVPFLRAQGMEVIVADKRPQASIRESLAQMGLENISVFGGEHYLTDLSRVPHLDTVYLTPGMVKNLRPIEQMSKQGTKISCETDVFFQHCPAPIMGITGSAGKTTTTTLVGEALREDGTHPVFVGGNIGHSLWDDFSQIRPDSWVVMELSSFQLELVEHSPHGAAILNLSPNHLDIHGSMSAYAQAKSHIFQFQSPDDWLVLPYPPTFLDMMEAVPKGHVLYFSLEDHGQPGTFIAQDWIMFRDFSHALTPCFPVNSIQLPGTHNVLNVLAAAAIVKMAGGNMHAMRQAIERFHGVPHRLEKVRKHDNILYINDSIATAPDRTMAALRAITDPIVLIAGGYDKHLDYDELGQAIAHSSVHHVIVLGQVREKLAQAIARYSTIPVMRVDTFEQAVDAARQVAKAGDTVLLSPAAASYDMFQNFEERGQRFREIVNRL; the protein is encoded by the coding sequence GTGGCTATTGTTGGACTAGGGGTTAATAATCGGCCCCTGGTCCCTTTTCTCCGCGCTCAAGGAATGGAGGTCATAGTGGCTGATAAGAGGCCCCAAGCATCCATTCGCGAGTCCTTAGCGCAGATGGGATTGGAAAATATTTCAGTTTTCGGTGGAGAACATTACCTTACCGATTTGTCTCGGGTTCCTCATCTTGATACGGTTTATTTAACCCCAGGGATGGTCAAAAATCTCCGACCCATTGAACAAATGAGTAAGCAAGGAACCAAAATTTCTTGTGAAACGGACGTGTTCTTTCAGCACTGTCCGGCCCCCATCATGGGAATTACCGGATCAGCAGGCAAGACCACAACCACGACGTTAGTGGGGGAAGCCCTCCGTGAAGATGGCACACATCCAGTATTTGTGGGCGGAAATATTGGTCACTCATTATGGGATGATTTTAGTCAAATTAGACCCGACAGTTGGGTGGTTATGGAACTCTCTAGCTTTCAATTGGAATTGGTGGAACACAGTCCACACGGGGCGGCTATTCTCAATCTCTCGCCCAATCATTTAGATATTCATGGCTCCATGAGTGCCTATGCTCAAGCCAAATCTCATATTTTCCAATTCCAAAGTCCGGACGACTGGTTAGTGTTGCCCTATCCCCCGACCTTTTTGGACATGATGGAAGCCGTGCCTAAAGGACATGTTTTATATTTTTCGCTGGAGGATCACGGCCAACCCGGAACTTTTATCGCGCAAGACTGGATCATGTTTAGGGACTTTTCTCATGCCCTTACGCCCTGTTTTCCTGTCAACAGCATTCAGCTGCCAGGAACTCATAACGTTCTCAACGTTTTGGCTGCGGCCGCCATTGTCAAAATGGCGGGGGGCAATATGCATGCGATGAGACAGGCTATCGAGCGTTTTCATGGTGTGCCGCATCGTTTGGAAAAAGTGCGTAAACATGATAACATCTTATATATTAACGACTCCATCGCCACGGCTCCGGACCGGACAATGGCAGCATTGCGGGCTATTACGGACCCGATCGTTTTGATAGCTGGAGGATATGACAAGCATCTGGATTACGATGAGTTGGGTCAAGCTATTGCCCACAGTTCGGTGCATCATGTCATCGTTCTAGGGCAAGTTCGTGAAAAGCTTGCCCAAGCCATAGCGCGGTATAGTACAATACCCGTTATGCGTGTTGATACATTTGAACAGGCTGTGGACGCAGCCCGTCAAGTGGCGAAAGCTGGTGACACGGTATTGTTGTCACCGGCAGCGGCTAGCTATGATATGTTTCAAAACTTTGAAGAGCGCGGCCAACGATTTCGCGAAATTGTGAACAGGTTGTAA
- a CDS encoding capping complex subunit for YIEGIA, whose translation MADAPTPVMFAIVTTKKDSVTGGMAPIFIAEDDQERERIAMWLTRITNAIVHDLHNGTLILTVNQAT comes from the coding sequence TTGGCTGATGCCCCGACGCCTGTCATGTTTGCTATTGTGACCACCAAAAAGGATTCTGTTACGGGTGGCATGGCCCCAATTTTCATCGCGGAAGATGATCAAGAGCGCGAGAGAATTGCGATGTGGCTTACGCGCATTACCAATGCCATTGTGCATGACTTGCATAATGGAACACTTATCTTGACGGTGAACCAGGCCACCTAG